From Blastocatellia bacterium, one genomic window encodes:
- the ssb gene encoding single-stranded DNA-binding protein: MSFNKIIIVGNLGRDPELRYTPQGIPVCSFSVATNERRRDAAGEFQDKTTWFRVTTWRRLAELAHQYLKKGSLVYIEGRLSLNEFTARDGTIRSSLEVQATDMRFLDRRAPEPAEETEEEPLVPPPPGDAVTDDDVPF, encoded by the coding sequence ATGTCGTTCAACAAAATCATAATTGTCGGTAACCTGGGACGTGATCCCGAACTCCGCTACACCCCTCAGGGAATCCCCGTGTGCAGTTTTTCCGTGGCCACTAATGAGCGTCGAAGAGACGCTGCTGGGGAATTTCAGGATAAGACGACCTGGTTCCGCGTGACCACATGGCGAAGGCTCGCGGAACTCGCTCACCAGTACCTCAAAAAGGGGAGCCTGGTCTACATCGAGGGACGTTTGAGCCTGAACGAGTTTACAGCTCGCGATGGAACCATACGTTCGTCGCTTGAAGTCCAGGCAACCGACATGCGCTTTCTTGACCGACGGGCCCCTGAACCCGCGGAAGAAACAGAGGAAGAACCACTCGTTCCGCCACCACCGGGCGATGCAGTAACTGACGATGATGTTCCATTCTAG
- a CDS encoding tetratricopeptide repeat protein, whose protein sequence is MNTRTLGFWLALALISVGAVASPSPVGKKEIEAIEKLQAEVIVLQRHIRDLQTSVDRSNGQLLALISQINDTVAVLNHTLGTVQQSLSDTQAKVTGNFNTVNSQFLALETNLRSATEKIAQVSDQIAGLRETIAEWQRQSPTRIDPTDPVQLFSAAYGDYLRGHYELAIAQFQQFIERFPSLETTDDAQYWIGECHYGQGRYDQAIIEFDRLIGSFPQSNKLAAARLKKALALLELKREAEAIAELRILAKGGTNQPETLAARQRLEQMGVPVEEPQARPRQTRPRRRP, encoded by the coding sequence ATGAACACGAGAACTCTTGGCTTCTGGTTGGCACTGGCCTTGATCTCTGTGGGTGCGGTGGCCAGCCCGTCACCCGTTGGTAAAAAGGAGATCGAGGCGATCGAAAAACTCCAGGCGGAAGTCATCGTCCTGCAACGCCATATTCGCGATCTCCAGACATCGGTTGATCGGAGCAATGGACAACTCCTGGCCCTTATCAGCCAGATCAATGATACGGTTGCTGTCCTTAATCACACCCTCGGCACTGTTCAACAATCGCTCAGCGATACCCAGGCTAAAGTGACGGGAAACTTCAACACGGTCAACTCACAGTTCCTCGCTCTGGAGACGAACCTCCGGTCTGCTACGGAAAAAATCGCCCAGGTGAGCGACCAGATCGCGGGGTTGAGAGAAACGATCGCCGAGTGGCAGCGCCAGTCACCGACTCGAATAGATCCCACCGATCCCGTTCAGCTTTTCAGCGCCGCCTACGGAGACTACCTCCGGGGTCATTACGAGCTTGCCATCGCTCAGTTTCAACAGTTCATCGAGCGCTTCCCGTCTTTGGAGACGACCGACGACGCCCAGTACTGGATCGGCGAATGTCACTACGGACAGGGCCGCTACGACCAAGCCATCATCGAGTTCGATCGCCTCATCGGAAGTTTCCCGCAGAGCAACAAACTTGCGGCAGCCCGATTGAAAAAAGCCCTCGCCCTACTCGAACTCAAGCGTGAGGCCGAAGCCATCGCTGAACTCAGAATCCTGGCTAAAGGAGGAACCAACCAACCCGAGACCCTCGCCGCCCGACAGCGCCTGGAACAGATGGGCGTACCGGTCGAGGAGCCTCAAGCCCGACCCCGCCAAACTCGACCGAGGAGAAGACCATGA